Sequence from the uncultured Bacteroides sp. genome:
TTAAATTATGGCTAAAATTTTAGGAGCAATAGTAGTAGACACCGAACGTTGCAAAGGATGTAATCTTTGCGTGGTAGCCTGCCCGCTAAATGTGTTGTCTCTGACAAAAAAAGAAGTAAACATAAAGGGATACAATTTTGCAGAGCAAGTATTAGAAGACACTTGTAATGGATGCTCTTCATGTGCAACTGTATGTCCCGATGGATGTATTACAGTTTACAAGGTAAAACTTTAAGTAATCAACAGTAAAGAACTCAAAAAAACTTGAATATATGGAAGAAGAAGTTGTTTTAATGAAAGGTAACGAAGCCATCTCTCATGCAGCTATTCGCTACGGAGCTGATGGATATTTCGGTTATCCTATCACTCCTCAATCTGAAGTATTAGAAACGCTTGCTGATCTGAAGCCATGGGAAACAACCGGTATGGTTGTGTTACAGGCTGAAAGTGAAGTGGCAGCTATAAATATGGTATACGGTGGTGCCGGTTCCGGTAAAATGGTATTGACTTCATCATCAAGCCCCGGTGTTAGTTTAAAGCAAGAAGGCATATCTTATATTGCCGGTGCTGAACTTCCTTGTTTAATTGTAAATGTAATGCGTGGTGGTCCCGGACTGGGAACTATCCAGCCAAGTCAGGCCGACTATTTCCAGACT
This genomic interval carries:
- a CDS encoding 4Fe-4S binding protein, whose amino-acid sequence is MAKILGAIVVDTERCKGCNLCVVACPLNVLSLTKKEVNIKGYNFAEQVLEDTCNGCSSCATVCPDGCITVYKVKL